The genomic DNA GCAGATTGATAGGGAGCACTAGGTGTACGAAATTAGTTGAAGATCCCATTACCTGCTTATTGTTAGTGCCCCTGCTTAAAGCCTGATGTCTGAAAGAATAGGAGGTGATAGGTTTACTATCTGTACCCTTCTGCCTCCATGACCTCCTGAGAAGAGTTTTATTTACTCAGAAATTGCTCAGTTAAAATCACTTCCACTCAAAAACTGTATGTATAGCAGAAACTAGGGCCAAAGGGATAGGAAATCCCCAGAGAATAGTGTGTAAGAATTAGGACACTTTCTGGAAAGATCAGCAGAAGGGCAGATCATTATTGACACGGATTATTAACATCACAATAAGGAGACAGATTACTAACTCTAGATACTACTGAGTAGAAAGGAATGTTTGGGGGTGCATGATTGATCCCTAAGTGGAAGCACATTTTGAGCTCCAGATATTGTGACTTAACCTGTCACAGTGGGTAAAGGCCTGGATCCAACAGAGTTGCCCTCAGAGGAGAGTTCTTATGCATCAGtgttgatgagggagcataaggcaggcagagggcaaagtacaagctagcgcaccccacctccccaggtgggatatgtgtgatatctCTTGGACAGTCCCGACTaccccaaaacaggaaaggacaaaaaaccAAGTGTTAACTGATAAAAGTCTCCAAcagtttacaagaaaaaggcaatcccatcaatAGCCTAAAGCCCAGGAACCCCCTGctatcttaatgttaatgctttgctagagggaaaaacaaccttagcttgacaatagataggcctccagtaagtctttagcatatgaaagtctctttggaaacttcccttttgactttaccacTTCTGGCCCCAGAGTATATAATGAGCCACTCTTCACaagcccagtgcagctctttctgcccacgggtcctgtccctgtgctttaataaaatcacctttttgcaccaaagatgtctttaaGAGTGCTTTCTTGGCTTTCAGCTCCAAACCCCATGAACCCCTCATCACCCAAAAACCTCATCAGGTGTAGTGTAAGCCCtgacgtttttgtttttgttttcggtAATGCACGCGCCTGCCAACTTAAGCTTTGATTTGGAGAGAGGCGTTCTTTCAAACAGGGATCCACTTCCCAGACAACCATCTAGAATAAACACACTGCCAGCCATCTGGTAAAGAGTCATAACACCTCTGGCACTGACCCCTTTATTTTAGAGATCTTTGGCGATTTCCCTAACTGATACCTTGGGCcgcttgttttttctcttcctatgcTTGAAATTCCTACTcttgtgttttaaattcaccGGCAAGGAGTGAGTCCCCCAGACCCtagccccccaccctgtccccaatAAGAGCAGAACCCCaggcccctgctctctcttttccccccacccTTGACTTCACATTGTGACCACGGTATGCTGTGTAATTTCCTGGTCTTGtaacaaatctttatttttcagagtttccTGATGAAGGCTTCCGAAGGATGTCTTGCAATCATAATAACCACAAAAGTTGGTCCATCCCTAACATTGGTTTGGAAAGGGGAGACATCTGTGGGAAGCTCACAGGGGCCCAGCTGATTGTCTCCAGACATTTCTAGCCAATTGCGATACTATTAGATGGGCTGAGACCATACAAACCCCTGGAACTTCGTGGCGATAACAAGATTCACACCATGTAGGAGGGATTTGTCAGTATGAGGCCCAGAACAAAACACCTTTTCCAAGAGAGTAGGATTCTTGGGGGACTGCCACGTACGTTGTAGCCTAAGACCAAAACTGTGGCCTAAAGGCACCTTATCGTATTGAAAAGGACCTGCTAGCCTAAATACGGACAGTAGAGGGAGCACTTTCTCAGGGGAGTGGTTATGGCTGGAAGTCCACCTACAAGGACCTCAGAGCTGTAGGGGAATTCGAGAGTTATTCTAACACATAAGCATCACCATCACGGGGCTTTTGCTATTATTCAGGAAATACTGTTGGATATTGGTTATGGAAGGTGATGCCTTCGAGAATCAGTGCGTCAGCCTGTAGGAGGACAGGCTAacaggagaaagaaggaatttgGGAGACAGATACCATCTGCATAAATGCTCACTGTTTCTCACAGGCACACATGTCACGGATAACTCGGAGATACTTCTTCCTCGTGGCGCATCCAGCTAGAATCGGGCAGAAGAACAACACCGCTTTCATTTTGTGAAGTGGGTTACAAGAGGTTACCATGGACTacaagtttagaaaaaaaatcgaCTTGTGATAAAGATTTCCCGTACAACCCAAAGTTTAATATGGAAAGTGTCTTGTGGAGTTGAAAATGTTATGTAATAAAATCAACTTCATTGCTCATATAAAGtaacataaaatagaattaacTAAAACAGAGGCTGATGAAGCTTTGGGGTGATGGTGAGTGGTCTGGAgccaacggccaagaaagaattcttgaagaagtctttggtgcaacaaggtgattttgttaaagcaagggaacaggacccatgggcaggaagagctgcactggggtcttgatgggtaactcattatatatcctcagggagagggtcagggatagagtaagtctccaAAGAATTTTGGAAGTGAGGCTTCCAGGACACTGAGGGGTTAGCTGTTGCTAAGAAAACACCACTTTATCACTGTTTAATAAAATCTCAATCATGAGACCCCTCAGATGCATCTcagggcggggggccgggggcggggggggggtgtcgggCATAAGTTTGGAACATGATTGCCAGCGTATAtcctggggcagttgagataaaggatccttgaggttgggataatggtaagccaaggttctcttttgcccccagcaaagcgtcatccttgaggcagctgagctcctggagggaggtcactctgTCATCTCGAGGACTTGGCAATGGGCTATAGGCAGTAGGGAATTTAATTTGTCATTtaccttagtttcccacatcacggCAAGCatttaaacccctttcctttgttcttgggtagccaggagtgtccaaggaatatcagaCATATTCCACCTGgtcggggctggggcggggggggagggtgggggtggagggtaggCCAGCCTGTATTTGGCCCTCAGCTGGCCCCAAGCTCCCTCATCAGAGGCTTCAGCAAAGCCTTTATTTATGAAAACTCATCATTTGCATCCAGCTTCTACTACATCAAGCCAGGATAGTGTGTGAtgtgggaaacagaggcagaaagaaatggcagataaaattcaatttccttataacctgcagcccgtTGACAAATACTTGAAGCAGGCAGAGCataacattcctccaggaactccccaCCGTCTTAATGTTGATGCTTTGCTAGGGGGAAAGACAACCTGAGCTGGACAGTAGCtgggcctccaggatcctgtgtctttagcatatgaaaatcactttggaaacttcctcttgactttacctcccccaactccagtcTCTTCTCATGGTTCGAtcctggggcagctctttctgtccgcgggtcctgtccccgtgctttgataaaatcaccttttttgcaccaaagatatctCAACAATTCTTTCTCGGCCGACAGCTCTGAAACCCCACCACTCCAACACCCCATCAGTGTGGGTCCCAGTCGTTGAGGATCTGGGCAAACACAGACTTCTGCCTAGTCCCGAAGAGGAGCACAGCAGTGGGGAGGAGCTGGTGTTGAGAACACGTGTGCCCTTTGATATAGTCTTTATGTGTGAGAAGCGGAGCTCGATTATTATCTTAGCTGAAGCACATCACAGATACTCATCTGGGAAGGTTGAGATAAGTCACAGGAAACAAATGGCCAACCCGGGACCCCGAGCAGAGTCTTCTTCACGCATCATACATCAGAGGTCACTGTCTTTGAACGCTGTGAATTCGAGACCACGCCGCAGAAGGCACAACCACCCATTTGTGTGTGCTGAGGAGATGCATAGGTAGGAAGAAATCTTTTCTCATCTTTACCCTGTGCTTTGTCTCCGAGAAGGCGTCTAGGTGGGAGGCATACAAGTGTCTGGACTATGGGGCATTCCGTAAGTTGAGCTAGAGAAAATTTGTGAATGGAAAAATCTTGCTTGAAATCTTGCTGTGAGCGGGCAGTTGCTTTTGCTTCTGGAATATGAGCGGAAGGTAAATATCTGGCTTTCAGTCTTACAAGGTTTAGAGTCTCTGCTTTAGGATCAATAACTGTGTGCACATTGCCAAGGAGAGGCAGCTGGAACGCAGTCTAGATTATTCTGAGCTGACTGCTTGGGTAGGTATGGGAACCGGGATAGAAGGAAAACTCTGGGTTATGCCAGAGACACCAAATCCCCTGTCCCTGGATTTTGCTGAGGAACAAGGAAgatatttaaaagtgaaatgctgagggggcgcctgggtggctcagtcgattgaacggctgactttggctcaggtcatcagtcttgcagtttgtgggtttgagccccgcgtggagaTGGCCGCTGTCAGGGCggggcctgttttggatcctctgtccttcccccccacccccccccgttcctcccccacttgctttctctctctctctctcaaaaataaataaacctttaaaaaaagtgaatccATGCTGAGAAGTGTTTTCTTTCCTGGTATCAACAGAAACACAGGGACATTTGAGGCAGAGACAGCCCGGGACTACACGATAAACCTTCCTGAGAGTGAGAGTATAACCCAACCACACTGGCCAGGTACCTGGGTTTTGCCCTCGCAGCAGCAGAGTCTGCTGCTCTTCCTGAAGGGGCAGCCCCAGGTCTTAGGGGTGAGTGGGCCCGAGATCAGAGTgcaggctgtggggaggggcaggcttccTGACACAAGACGGGTTTCCTCGCAATACCCCCATTCTCTAGATCATCGACGGTGGTCGTGAGCTGAACGGAACCATCCTGAACGGCACAGACCTTACAGATTCAGGAAGTGGAAAGAAATGGTGGAAAGCTGTCCaccactggaattaaaaaaaaaaaaaaaatttctacttaGGTAGTAATTATATGAATAAATACTTTCAGACTAACGTCAGTGTCCTGCATTGGACAAGGAAAAAGATTCGCTCTGTAGACTGTCACCTTCCTGGGACCTTCTCAGGCTTGGGGTCTCAGCGGTGGGAAGAAGTTAACAGGCACTGATCTGAGAGAGAATCTTCCTCCTGAAAAGCTGCCCCTCATAGGATGTCTCTTACCTTCCAGGTGGCTCAGATCCTGATTGGGCTGATAATACTGTGCCTGGGTGTGACAATCAGTCCTTTCCCCCTATATGACTATGATTCTCAATTTTGCATTACCACTGAACTACGCTATCACCTATGGGGACCCTTCTCTGTGAGTATCAGTGATTGTTCCagtgtttcaaatttttcaaGGGTCTTCAAGACCTTCAtccttgtctctcaaaaaccCATGCACTGCTGTTTAGGTCCGAATCGTGGGCTGACTGGGTAGATAACACTGGCAGGGGAGCGGGGGAGATCAGGTGGATGGGACAAGCTCTGAgtgggttttctctctctggtcAGTTCTTCATATCTGGAGCGCTGTCCATTGCTGCTGGAAGGAAAGTAACCAAGGGTTTGGTAAGTGTTTCCTTGCCGAGGCTCGGATAGGTCTAGTGAAGTAAGGAGCTGTTCAGCTACAAGGCTAAGGCACCTACAACTTGCTGGTTCTCTAGAGAAGGACCCTAGAAGTGGTTCCAGGGGGGTCCCTAGAAGTGCTTCCTTCGTGGCACTTAGGCAAGAATGATGGGCTTAGCTCTGTGCTCTGTGAGGTTCCACGTGCCCACGTGCTTGCTATACGAGAGCGCCTGAGGGAGTCAAAACCACAACTTTACCAGAAGTTCCTTTTTAAACTGGGGAAGATCTCCAAGTAAACTCCCAGACTCAGCTCAGGTGAGCTGAATGTCCCCGACTGGCACATCTAACCTGGGAAGAACACAAGAAAGGTTCGCAACAACTCTTCTCTCTTATTCTCCTTCAGATCCAAGGCAGCCTGGGAATGAATACAGTCAGTGCCACCGTAGCAGGCATTGGCATAATTGtgataatttttgaagaaataatcatGTATGACACAGTGATGTGGAGGTTTTCCTATGCAGTTGCATTTATAGTAAGTATATCCGGTTCCAGTCATGGAAACCTGTTAACtggttttgtttgaatttttctcttaattctcaCCATGGAATTGGCAGCCGTTGCTTACTTAGATTCTGGACACTCTCCTGAAGGCTAAGGGACCTAGCCTTTTGCGTCTTGCTGGGAGtactgagcaaaaaaaaaagttagcttttTAGTACCATTCGTGTCTGAAGGCCCCGATGTGTGGTCGGTGAGTGGAAAATTCTGCAAGAACTCAGTTTTCCCTGGGGCACTTTTCTCTTGATTTGAAAAGCcatctgaagagaaaaaagaaaaactggtgtTCCCAGTGCTCCATGAACAACCACCTGATATGACTGGGGAGGGTGTGTTGGTATTTGAATTGCATGGTGTAACCAGAGTGAGGGAGAAGTTCAGAGGGTTAACTGCAGGCTGTCGTGTGTCATAAGGAACAACGGCAGACGGACCAAAGGAGACGTGTAAGGCCCAAAAGTCAACACTGGTCATGAAAGGTGGGTAGCAATCAGGCAAACAGACCACCAGAAATCAGTATGGATACGCCCAGACTTACCTGACATTCTAGACCCTGTGAGTAAGAGTAGAATTCCAACAATCCATTTTCAAGTTGTTTGAATTGGGAGAAAATTCAGGAATCCCTCCTAAGGAAAGGGGTTCCTAGTGCCAGATGTGAAATTTTGCCAACAATTTTCTCTCCTAAAATACCTGCTTTTCTGTCTTCTATAGCCCGTGGGGGTTTTCCACGTGTTTTCCAGGGCATGCTAACCGGACTGCTGCTCTTGTCTCTGGCGGAAGGCTGCATTGCTCTGGCTCTCTCCATATTCGTGTGCAGGGCGGCCTGTTCCGTCAACAAGGTGAGTGTTCTGGGTCTTtatggggtctctctctctccctctctctctactctgctTCGTTCCCTGTGTGTGTCCTCTATTCTTTTTGAGGGGAAGATCGGGAAGAGGGAAAGTGCGGCTCCATGCATAAAGTCTTTATCATCTTTGAAGGAAGTAacacagggggagacacagggaaATAGCCAACCACACTCAGCCAAAGAACTATCCCTAGACACTGAAGAGCCCTCTTTTTCTCGAATGAAGGTCACTTCTGGCATTGTTGAAGAGGTGTAGGGAAAGGAAGGTTAAGGCACGAATGGGAACCTAGACCTGCAAAGTATCAGGATTCAGAAGGAAGGTGCTCAGTGACCATACGGTTTCTAAAGCAAATGAGATGGTTTCTTTCTCCCTATTGTCGACTACAAGAATCTAATGTTCTGATTTTTCCACAGGTGGTGGTTTTCTTGCCAAATAATGACAACAGCCCCTCTCCTGACCATTTGTATGATGAGGTCGCATTTCAATAGATCCCTGTGGTGTGGCATTTCCAGTCAGTTTGACCTATTGAATCTCCCTCAGTTGGCTGTTTACCACATGGGACTAAGACTGAGAGTACATCTGTCTGACTGTTCTTAAGTTTACATACATGGAATCTTGCTGTGACAAAACACAGGATAATAAAGACTGCTTTTATTTGCTGATGAGGATTATTCTTTTGATTCCCCACCGTATGATCTACCAGCTTTTCAAGGAATCAGGAAACAGTGTCATTTTAAGGTCTCCAAATCTGTGTAAATGGAAATAAGCTTCTTGATTCAGATTTTCTCGTATCAGTCCATGTCGTGCCGAATCTTTCACCAGAGGAAAGAAGTCCATGTTGGTTACTTCTTATTCCAACAGCTCCATATGTCCctagttttttttagattctgcccCTCTGGATGAAGATCCAGGACATTTCTACCGCCAATGAATTCTTAGCTAGCGTCAAGCAGAATATAacctatatttttcttcctatgttCCTTGTTAACACTCTCAGACAAGGGCAGTGTGGTATTCAGAAAGATCAGTCCTCAAAGCTCTTTAGATCCTGATTCCCAGAACCATTAAATATGTTACATGGCAAACGGGAGTCAAACATTGCAAAAAGAATTAAGAAGATTACTAATCCTGGATTGTCTTTCTGGCCCAATAGAATCACACAGGTTCTTAAAAGTAGATAAATTTTCTGGTTGTGGTCATGGAGAGTGATGTGACAATCAAAGAGTCACAGATGCAGTGTGAGAAGGGCCTGGCCTCCCACTGCTGGCTTCGAAGGGGCTCGAGCCAAGGACTGCGACTATATTGGGCCCAAGAGATAATTCAGGAGAatgtcccccccttttttttttagagagagagagagagggcacaagtgagtgaggggcagagacagagagagagagagaattccatggtgaacagagagagagaaagagagagagagaaaagcagggctcacctgaagcagggctcaagctcatccCATGTGGtatttgaactcacaagccattagatcatgaccggagccaaagtcagatgtttaatgaccacccaggcacccaggaatcTACATATTTTAAAGCAAGATGTAAACAACCCTTTACTAAGCAATCCTTACTTGTCCTGTTTGAGGAGACACTGGTTTATCTTCCAGTTAATAAACGATGGGTGATCCAGATGTACATTGTGGGGAAAATCCATGATGCTGGACCAATAATCTTAAGTGatcttaagggggaaaaaaggtaaaattggaCTCATAACTCACATCATTAAAAAAAGGCAATTCCACATGAATAATGgattaatttagaaaagaaaaccactaCAAAGTCTATAAGGCAGTGTAGAAGGATATATTATTAtgctgaggcacagaaaaatttGTCAAACAAGATGCATAAAAGTTGCCCGAAGTATGTTTTATACAGTcgtgaaaaattaatttttcaattaaaaagaaatatagagtGAAAAATCAAGAAGTAACTTTCTAGAGTATAATTGTAACACACAAAACATCAACAGGATTAATGTGCAGAGTCTTTACAGATGGCCCCAAaccaatttaaaaagcaaacatagaAAAGGGCAAAAAATATTAACAGGGACTTCATAGATGTGGacatgcaaataaaaaagaaacacaagaaaattcACCTCATCAGTCTCCAGAGAAATGTCGGTTAAGTCCATAATGGGGCACAACTTCCCACTGACTAGGGAACCTGGTAACTCCAGCTGTTGGCGAACATGCAGACCAATGTGAATATTTGCTCTTATTTTGAAGGAgacatttgatttaaaaaaagcacTTCGGAAAACCACTTTAAGTTTTCTCCTAAAGTTGCATACTGCATTTCCTAAGAACCAGTTCTTGCACTCCTAGGTATAGACCCAAGAGTACACTTGTACTCATGTAGACTGGGAGTCAGGCACCACAAGGTATCTTAAAGGAAGGATAGCAAACAATTGGAACAATGCAAATATCCATCTATAGCATGGatggacaaataaaaatacaaatgaaaaatttgtCAAACaagatgtcaaaaaaattttattcatttgtttttatatttatgtatttgaacaaataaatggacacacacacgcacaagagAGGAGAATATGTACACACTTAGGAACATTATAAAGCAGTGAAAATTAATGAACCACAACTCCATGTGGCAACCTCAGTAGGTCTATGATGGATGAAGCGAGGAAGGGGCCTTAAGTAGAACGAGGAGGGACACATCAGAGGAAGCAGAGTAATGGCGCATATGGTCTATCCTCACGGGGAGATGCCCAGACCATGGAGAGAGAGGattctgattatttttgaaaatgataatTAAGCCTACCCAATGATTCATGTTAGAGatttcctcattattttcttttctttttgttttgtttcatatccTTCAGTTAATCCAGTTATAAGAATCTTTCTGTAAACCACCAGGCCATGATCTTTATGAGAATGTGCATATTTGCAATACTAGCTCCTTAAATGCCTcaactcacatttcattggcatAAAGCATGCCAAAGGGGGTTCTCTATTTCCTATGAAAAGCTAGTGTTGTTTTCTAAAGAATAGTGCATGAATAGATTCCCCCACAATAGATAGACTCGGGCATGAACTATAGTCAAACTACTTATGAATGGCGTGACTTTCACCagtggttttttcttttaagtttatttatttattttgagacagggagagaaagagcaggggaggggcaaagggagagggggagagagagaatccaaagcaggcttcgcgctagtagtgtggagcccgacacggggctcaaactcacgagttgtgagaccgtgacctaagccaaacccAAGAGTCATCCAACTCagtcaactggctgagccacccaggcaccccttacaggAGTAGATCTTATCTTTGCTAGATCTGAGTTCTCCCATCTATAGAACAGGGGTAACTATTGGGCGGTGTGGTATGGCTGGAGGGTTGCTTTCTCTTCCAAGGGTGTTTCCTTCCTGGGGAAGGGAGCTCCACCAGAGCAACATTTCTGGCCTTTTTCTTATCCATCACTTCCTACTTCCACAGAAAGGAGGAAGCAGTCTGTTACACCAGGGAGGAGGAACCCGGCATCATGTAGAGAGTTACTGCTCCCTATGGAAGAATGGGCTGCTGCCTGTGACGGTGTGCTAACCCTGTGTGGGGCCAGCCTTGCCATGACTTTGCATGGTTGTGTCATTCTGAGACCCACTCTTGGGAAATCGAGCAGCCACCAGTTATAAGCCACATCTACCATTGTCAGACCTTTTGATCTTCTTCTGTTTTACTTGATTATTTTTCAAGAGGGTAGAAAGATGATGaaggaagataaataatatttatcgGGTATTTCTCAAATCTCAGTACTTGGTGCTTAAGTCCGGACCACTCGAAAGAGAACAAAACTACTATTTTGGGTAGAATAATGCACACAGATGGTAACCTCCTGCAGGGACGTTACCTTTTTGGAGGAATTACCTTTTTGCTGCCCTGTAGACGGGCCATGCAGGGTTTCTTCTAAGATAGCCATTGAGAGTATAATATCACGGTCCCTTGGTAGCTAGTTATATCTATAAACTATAATAGAACCAATAAGGGATATCTATAACTATTTCTGTATCTGTCTATGTATccatgtatctatccatctatcaatcaagagaggagagagagatttatttcaaAGAACTGGCTCACACAATTATCAAGGCTCGCAAGTCCAAAACCTGCAGGGTAGGCCAGTAGTTTGGAGATCCAGCCCAGGGAAGAAAAGATGTTGCAttttgagtccaaaggcagtctgctgcTTTCTCTTGGAAAGTCAGTCTTCTTTCTGCTAAGACTTTCAACTGCTTGgacaaggcccacccacattaccAAGGGTAATCTGTCTTACTCAAGTCCACCAACTTAAATGTGAATCTCCTCTAAAAAAtgccttcacagaaacatctagaataatggTTTGATCAAATACTTGGGGACTGTGGCCCAACCAAGTGGACATAACATTAACCATCACAGTAAACACTCGGGAGGAATTTCTCAGTAAAGAAACTAGCTAAACCTGCCAAAGAAGACAGTAGGCTATCGGCTGTTGCAGGAAGAAAAGCGTTCCCTAGTAGTCTTTCACAcatcacagaggagaaaattattttatcctgCAGCTCAGGAGagtcttctgtgttttctgaagCACTTGTGAGCTTGTAATTCAAATGGGCAGTCTGGTCTGGGAAGGCACCCAAGAAGAACGTGCACTGAGAAGCAAACAGAATAGGGCAATCTACTGAATTTGAACCCCCCCAGGCTTGTACAGAGGCTCAAAAGTCATACTCAAAGATTATAactggggccgcctgggtggctcattgcgttgagcgtctgactctttattttggctcaggtcatgatcccagggttgggggattgagccctgtgtcaggctctgtgctgagcacggagcctgcttgggattctctctctctctctctctctctctctctctctctctctttctctctctctctctctgcccccttctccctcttgtgcactctctttctctctaaaataagatttaaaaaaagattacgtCTGTGCATTTCTAAAGAGTATACCACTTTTAGATAGGCTGATAGACATTTACTGTTTCCTGAGGTAATATGCAGGAGAAAGGTCAATGTTAAGCCTCTAAGGGAAGGCCTTCAGATGAAAACATCCTGCTAGCCTCTCTGTGTCAGAGAAGGAAGGCACAACTCAAGCGCCTGATAAAAGGTGCTTCTACAAAGGAGATGAATTAAGATACACACAAATTGCTACAGCATATGCCTCTGTggacagagatgggggaaggaAATGCTTCTCAAAACCTGGGGCATTCACGAGTTAAGAAAGGTaatgtcttggggcgcctaggtggctcagttggttaagcatctgactcttaatttcggctcaggtcatgatctcgtggttcgtgagttcctgAGCCCCATGTGCTGGGGCTGACAGTGCAGGggttgcttaagattctccctctcttgctctctctgctccccctccccgttctctctcaaaaataaataaaattagaagaggggcgcctgggtggcgcagtcggttgggcatccgacttcggccaggtcacgatctcgcggtccgtgagttcgagccccgcgtcaggctctgggctgatggctcggagcctggagcctgtttccgattctgtgtctccctctctctctgcccctcccccgttcatgctctgtctctctctgtcccaaaataaataaaaaacgttgaaaaaaaaatttaaataaaattagaagaaagaaagaaaaaagaaagacagtggCTTGAAAAACTCACGGTAGAAGCGTCAGGGACTTACTGGGGCCTTGAGCCAAATATGAAACAGGGGTTTCAGTGTAGGAATTTGGCGAGGGTGATTCTCCAGCAGAAACAAATGATGTGGTCAGGAAGCCACCGTCCAGGTAGGCAGGTTTCATGGGCTTAAATAATCCCTGGTTAGGAAATGGAAGCATTTATTGtggtataaaattaaaaatggccagAGAGGCCCTGCcaagacacagaatgcaaagacAACACAGATGTGGTGGAAGAATGAGAAATCACTGCATTAACATGGGTCTTCCCTCACTTCCTGTTTTCATCCAGACTTCctgctgaaaaaagaaaaattcccgGAGGCGGAGCTAACCACTTTGGTCTTTGGATGGCATGAAGGGGACCGTATTAGACACTGAGCCTGGGTCAGGGAGAAGCATGCCAGACAAAATTTCAAATCCCCAAGGGTGACAGCGGAGACAAGATCGGGAGTTCAAGGTAGCAAGGGTGAAATGGCAAAACCAAGGAATTCATACTGGGAGAAACGAGAGGCACAGATGCGAGCAGTGCCCCGGTGCGTTCTTGTGCTGGTGCAGTGCAG from Panthera tigris isolate Pti1 chromosome D1, P.tigris_Pti1_mat1.1, whole genome shotgun sequence includes the following:
- the LOC102964175 gene encoding membrane-spanning 4-domains subfamily A member 4A-like — translated: MHRNTGTFEAETARDYTINLPESESITQPHWPGTWVLPSQQQSLLLFLKGQPQVLGVAQILIGLIILCLGVTISPFPLYDYDSQFCITTELRYHLWGPFSFFISGALSIAAGRKVTKGLIQGSLGMNTVSATVAGIGIIVIIFEEIIMYDTVMWRFSYAVAFIGMLTGLLLLSLAEGCIALALSIFVCRAACSVNKVVVFLPNNDNSPSPDHLYDEVAFQ